Genomic window (Candidatus Effluviviaceae Genus I sp.):
CGAGGAGCCGCATGATGTCCTCGCTGAGGTCGATCACGACGAGCTCGATGCCGAGCTCCTCGGCGGCCTCCCGCGCCCCGGTGGCGTCGAAGAACGGCGACTCGAAGCTCACGCCGATGACCTCGATGCCCTGGTCCGCGATGAGCTTCGCCGCAAGAGAGCTGTCCAATCCGCCGGAAAGGAGCGCGAGCGCCTTCAACGCCACCGACCTCCGCCGCCACGCAACGGGTGGCGGGAATGTGTGGGAATCGAACCCACCTCGGACGGGATTAGCCGCCCGACAAAGGGTTTGAAGCCCTCGAGGCCCACCAGGACCCATCCATTCCCGATCGAACGAGGGAGCCCGTAGGCCCCCGGTCAGCTCCATGCCGCCGCTCGGCGGCTACCGCGCCACAATGGGATGCGGCCCCTCGGGCAGCACCCTTCCTATCACCCAGGGCTCGCGCTCGCCCCGGCCCGTGAGCCCGCCGCTCAGCCGCGCGAGGCTCTCCTCCGGCAGCGCGACGAGAAGCCCGCCCGACGTCTGCGGATCGTAGATCGGGTCCGCGCTCGCGCCCGCAGCCGCGCTCACCGATCTTCCGTAGTACTCGCGGTTCGTCGCCAGCCCGCCGGGGAACACGCCGGCGTCGAGGAACTCGCGGACGCCGCGCAGGAGCGGCACGCTCGCGAGATCGATCTCGAGGGTCACGCGGCTCGCCCGCGCCATGGCGGACGCGTGCCCCGCGAGGCCGAAGCCCGTGACGTCGGTCGCGGCCGTCGCTCCCGCCTCGACCATGGCCTCCGAGGCCGCGCGGTTCAGTCTCCTCATCACGGCCGTCGCCTCAGCGAGGCTCTCGGCGGAGAGCTTCCCCTCCTTGAGCGCCGTCATGAGAATGCCCGTTCCGAGCGGCTTCGTGAGCGCGAGCGCCTGCCCGGGGCGCGCGCCGGCGTTCGTCACGACGCGCTTCGGGTGGACCGTCCCCACCACGGCGAGCCCGTACTTGAGCTCGCGGTCGCTCACCGAGTGGCCGCCGACGATCGACACGCCGGCCTCGGCGGCCGTGTCCTCTCCTCCAAGGAGGATCTCCGCCATCGCGTCCGGCGGAAGCTCCCCGTCGGGGAAGCACAGCACGTTGAGCGCCATCACGGGCCTTCCGCCCATCGCGTACACGTCGGAGAACGCGTTGGCCGCTGAGATCCTCCCGAAATCGCGCGCGTCGTCCACGACCGGCGTGAAGAAGTCCACTGTGAAGACGAGCGCGACCTCGTCGTTCAGAAGGTAGACCCCGGCGTCGTCCACGGTGCCCTCGGAGACGAGCACGCGTGGATCCGCGATGGGCGGCAGCTTGGCGAGCACGGGAAGCAGGTCCTCCGGACCCAGCTTCGACGCTCAGCCCGAGCAGCGCACCTTCTGTGTGAGCTTCCAGTCCATCCGTCCCTCGTTCCGGGCGCCCGCCCTCGCGGGAACCGGCGCCCGCGCCCCGGACCCGGCCGCCGCCTACTCGACGGTCACGCTCTTCGCCAGGTTCCGCGGCTGGTCCACGTGGCAGCCGCGCTCCACCGCGATGTGATACGCGAGGAGCTGCAGCGGCACGACGCTCAGGATCGGCGTCAGGTGCGGAAGCGTCCTCGGCACCTCGATGACAGCGTCCGCCATCCTCTTGACCTGGTCGTCGCCGTGCGACGTGACCGCGATGATCCGTCCTCCGCGCGACCTGAGCTCCTCCATGTTCGACAAGACCTTCTTGAGGAACACGTCGTGCGGCGCGATGACGACGACCGGCATGTTCTCGTCGATGAGGGCGATCGGCCCGTGCTTCATCTCGGCGGCCGGATAGCCCTCGGCGTGGATGTACGAGATCTCCTTGAGCTTGAGCGCGCCCTCGAGCGCCACCGGGAAGTTGTAGCCCCGCCCGAGGTAGAGAAAGTTCGAGTGCTTCGCGAAGCGCTTCGCGATCTCGCTGATCTCGTCGTTCTTCGCGAGGACCTCGGCGATCTGGCCGGGGATGTTCAGCATCGCCCGCACGATCCTCCGCCCCTCGGTCACCGAGACGTTCCGCGCGCGACCAAGCATCAGCGCGAGCGCCGCGAGCACCATGAGCTGCGAGGTGAACGCCTTCGTGGACGCGACGCCGATCTCGGGGCCGGCGTGGATGTACACGCCGCCGTCGCTCCTGCGCGCGATCGTCGACCCGACCACGTTCACGATGCCGAGCACGACGGCCCCTCTCCGCTGCGCCTCGACCATGGCTGCCGCCGTGTCCGCGGTCTCGCCCGACTGGCTGATGACGAGCACGATGTCGCCGGGGTTGATCACCGGGTTGCGGTAACGGAACTCCGACGCGTACTCGACCTCCACGGACACGCGCGCGAGGTCCTCGATCATGTACTCGCCAATGAGGCCGGCGTGCCACGAGGTGCCGCAGGCGATGATGATGATCCGCTTCGCGTCGTTGAGCGCCCGCCGGTGCTCGCGGAGGCCTCCGAGGAGCGCGTCGCCCGCGGTCTCGATGAGGCGCCCGCGCACGGCGTCCATCACGGTCTGTTCCTGCTCGAAGATCTCCTTGAGCATGAAGTGCGGGTAGCCGTTCCGCTCGATCATCTCGACGTTCCAGGTGATGCGCTCCACGTCCTTCGTGATGAGCTCGTTCTGGAGCGTCGTGGTCGAGAATCCGTCCGGCGTCGCGACCACCATTTCGAGATCGTCGAGATACACGACGTCCCGCGTGTAGCGCACGAGCGCGGCGACGTCGGACGCGACGTAGTAGCCGTCCTTCGCCACGCCGATCACGAGGGGGCTTCCGTTGCGTGCGCCCACGATCTTCCGCGGCTCGTCGGCGTGGACGACGGCGATCCCGTAGGCGCCCTGGACCCACGCGAGCGCGGCCCGCACCGCCTCCTCGAGGTTGCCGGCGTAGTGCTCCTCGATGAGGTGCGCGAGGACCTCCGTGTCGGTGTCCGACCGGAACGCGTGGCCCTTCGCCTCGAGAGACCTGCGCAGGGCGACGCAGTTCTCCACGATGCCGTTGTGCACGACCGCGACCCTGCCGGTGCAGTCCACCTGCGGGTGCGCGTTCTTGTCGCTCGGCTCGCCGTGGGTCGCCCACCGCGTGTGCGCGATCCCCGTCATGCCCTGCACGGGGTCCTCGTCGAGGATGCGCTGAAGGTCGTCGATCTTCCCCCGCGTCTTCCTGACGAGCAGCCGCCCGTCGGCGATGACGGCGACGCCCGCCGAGTCGTAGCCGCGGTACTCCATCCTTCTCAGGCCATCGACGAGCACGGGGACCGTGTCCCTCGCGTCCGTCACGACCGCGATGATGCCGCACATGGGCGTGTTCCTTCCGACATCCGGGAGACGACGCCTTCGGCCGCGTCGGCGAGGGACCGTGCGTCCGCGGGACTCCCCGCCTCGGCGATGACCCGCACGACCGGCTCAGTACCGGACATCCTGACGTGAACCCACCTGCCGGGCCAGCACATCTTCACGCCGTCGGTGAGGTCCGGCGTGGCGCCCGAGAAGGCCGCCGCCATGGACTCCGTGAGCGCCTGCTGCGACGGCACGGCCGCCGCGACCTTCCGTTTGACCATCGAGTACGTCGGGAAACGCGCGACGACGGCCGACGCCGGCCCGGCGCCTGGCCGAGCGAGCGCGGTCATCACGAGGGCCGCCGCCGTCGCCGCGTCGCGCCCCGGGTGGACCGACGGCACGATGACGCCGCCGTTGCCCTCCCCGCCCACGACGGCGTTCACCTCGAGCATGCGCGCGACCACGTTGATCTCACCGACCGCGGTCCGCCACAACGGCGCGCCGTGCGCCCGCGCGACGTCCTCGATCATGAGGCTCGTCGAGACGTTCGCGACGACGGGGCCCGGGCGGGCGGTCAGCACCACGTCCGCGGCGAGCGCGAGCGTGTACTCCTCGCCCACGGGTCGCCCGCGCTCGTCCACGATGGCGAGGCGGTCCGCGTCGGGATCGCACGCGAGCCCCGCGGCGGCGCGCTCGCGGACGACGGCCTCCGAGAGCGCCGCGAGGTGCTCGGGGACCGGCTCCGCACCCCGTGAGAACGGTTCCCCGGCCGCGCATGAGAGCTCCACGACGTCGCAGCCCAGGTCCCTGAGGAGCCCCGGCAGGACGACGGACCCCGCGGCGTTGACGCAGTCGAGCGCGACGCGGGGACGCATCCGCGCGATCGCGTCGCGGTCCACGAACGGGCACGACGCCACGAGCCTGACGTGCTCGTCGGCTGCCCCGCTCCACGCCGACTCGGCCGGCCCGTCGCTGCGGACGGCCCCGCCACCGCCGTCGGCGAGGTCAAAGACGCGCTCGACCTCCTCGCGCGTGAGGAACACGCCGCGCGGCGAGAAGAACTTGAACCCGTTCCACTCCTCGGGGTTGTGGCTCGCCGTGACGGCGATGCCGCCGGCGAACCCGCGCAGCCGCGTCGCGACGCCCACGGTCGGCGTCGGCACGACGCCGAGATCGATCGCTCCGGACCCGCTCTCCCGAACGCCGCGGCGGACCGCGGCGGCGAGGCGGTCGCCTCCCCGTCTGGAGTCGCGGCCCACGGCCACGGCCCCGCGGACGGTCGCCCCGAAGGCCCGGCCGTACAGCGCCGCCGTCTCCTCCGTGATGTCCCGTCCGACGATGCCGCGGACTCCCGAAACGCCCCTGATGAGGCCCATCCGGCGTCTCCATGCACATCGCGTGCCACCGGGCTTCCCGCCGCCGGCCTAGGGCCCGGGCGCCTGTGCGCCGCCGTCGCCGTCCGCGCCCAGCCGTTCGAGCGCGTCTTCCGCGAAGCTCGCGTAGTCCGTCGCCGGGTACGCGGCCGCGACCTCGGCGTACGCCTGCGCCGCGCCGACGGGGTCGCCCATGCGACGCTCGAGGATCCACGCCGCCGCGAGCCCGGCCTTCGGCGCGAACGCGCTCGAGGGATGGAGCGCCGCCACGTCGCGGTAGTATCCGAGCGCCTTCTCCGGCCGGTCCATGCTGAAGAGCAGGAGCTCGGCGGCGAGGAAGCGGGCCTCAGCCAGCTCGTCGTCCGGCGAGGCGGGACCCGCGTCGGGCTCCTCGGCGGACGGCAGAAGGCTCGTGTGGAGCGCGTCAGCGTGCGTCTCCTCAGGCGACGGCGGCGCGGTCGTCGTGTCCGCCGCGGCCTCCTCGCGTCCCTCGGACCGTCCGATGGCCTCGAGGTGCTTCGTGAGCGCGTTGAGGTCTTCCAGGGCGCGGGACGCGAGCCTGCTCGCCTCGCCGCGGGGCGACTCGTCGCGCGCCCGCGTGAAGACCTCGAGCGCCGCATCGACGTCGTCCTCTCGGTCCCGGCGGATGAGCCCGATGCGGTAGAGGGCGAGCGCCGAGCCTTCGGTGCGGGCGCGCGCCGCGGTGACGCTCTCGTACGCGGAGACGGCTGCACCGAGATCGCCGGCGAGCTCGTGCGCCTGTCCCTTGAGAAGCAGCACGCGATCGAGGGCGTCCCGGTCGGCGGTCCTGCGCTCGAGCTCCTCGAGAACGGCCAGCGCGCCGCCCGCGTCCCCGAGCCTGACGAGCGTGTCGGCAAGGCGCACCCTCGCCTCGAAGGCGACCTTCGGCGCCGCCGCCTCGCGACGGACCTGGTCGTACTGGTGCGCGGCCTCGGCCAGCATGCCGACGTCGGCGTAGTTCTCGGCCGCGAGGATCCTCACTTCGGCGCGGCGGTCGCTTCTCGGGAAGCGCTCGAGCGCCGCGAGGTACGTCTCGGCTGCCTCGTCGTGGTGCCTTCTCGCGTTCCTCGCCTTGCCGACGAGGACCATCGCGTCGTCCGACAGGTCGTTCGGCGGGGAGGCATCGGCCAGCGGACGCAGCGCCTCCTCGGCCCCGACCGGATCGCCCTTGCCGAGGAGCACCGCTCCGCGGAGATAGTCCGCCCTGTCTCTGAGCCCGCTTTCGGGGTGGTTCTGCCGGAGCTCCGCCAGGCGCGAGAGGGCGCTCTCGTGCTTCCCCTGCTGGTGGAGGGCCTCGGCCATGAGCACGAGGGCGTCGTCGGCCCACGACGAGTCCGGGTGATCCCTGAGGATCTTCGCGCACTTCTCGATGACCCGATCGAGAAGCTCCTTCTCTCTGCTCGTCGGCGCGCCGTCGGGCGGCCTCGACTCCCTCAGGAGGGCCGCCTCCGACGCGGCGCTCCTCGCGTTGTAGAACGTGTTGTAGTACACGCAGCCGGACAGCGCGGGCAGGACGAGCAGGACAAGACAGACGAAGGCTCGCGTGAACACCGTGCGGCTCCTGTCGGCCCGCCTCCGGACGCCCGTCGGCGGTCCGCTCCCTGCCGGCGACCCGTTGCTAGTTGTCGACCGACTGGATGGTGACCTCGTCGGCGCCGTCCTTCTCCGTGACGCGCACGGTGACGATCTCGTTCGCGGACGTCGGGACGTTCTTCCCTACGTAGTCGGCCCGGATGGGGAGCTCCCTGTGGCCACGGTCGATGATCACGGCAAGGTGCACCGCCTTCGGTCTGCCGAAGTCGATGATCTCGTCGAGCGCCGCCCGGACGGTGCGCCCCGTGTACAGCACGTCGTCCGCCAGCACGATGGTCTTGCCCTGGACGTCGAAGGGGATGTCGCTCTCGTTCACGACGGGCTGCTCGGCGATCGTCTGGAGGTCATCACGGTAGAGCGTGATGTCGAGAACGCCGACGGGAACGGCCGCTCCCTCGATGCCGCGGATGACCTCCGCGATCCGGCGGGCGATGTGGACGCCCCGTGTCTGGATCCCGACGATCGCGAGATCGTCCGTCCCGCCGTTCCGTTCCAGGATCTCGTGAGCGATCCTCGTGATCGCCCTTCTCAGGTCGTCGGCGTCCATCACGCGCGCCTTCGTTCGCATGTTCATCGTGCCTCCCGGGGCGGACCGCAGCGCTTCTCGGACGCTGCGAATGTACCACCGACCGCGCCCGCCCGCAAGCGGCCGGAGCCCCACAGGGCGCCCGCCACGTCGTCGGCGAGGCGAGCGTTCCGCTCCGCGACGCGCGACACGAGCGCGTGCGCCGGAGGCATCTCGAGGCCGGCCTCGCCGAGTGTCGCGGCGCAGCCGAGGATCGACGCCGCGTCGCCGTCGGCCAGGACGGCCCCGCGGGCCATGACGACGACGCGGTCCGCCGCAGCATCCACGAGATCGAGGTCGTGCGTCACGAGAACGACTCCGCGCCCGCGGCCGCGCTCGCTCAGAATGACGTCGAGCATGCGGGCTCGGCCGGCCGGGTCGAGCCCCGCGGTCGGCTCGTCCAGCAGCAGGAAGGGCCGCTCGAGTGCGAGGATGCAGGCCACCGCCGCCCGGCGCTTCTCCCCTGCGCTCAACGTCAGAGGGTGCCTGTCGGCGAACGCCGCGGGGGGAAGCGAGGCGCGCTCGAGCGCGAGCAGGACGCGCTGCGACACCTCGCTCTCCGGAAGACCCTGCCGCCTTGGCCCGAACGCCACGTCCGCGAAGACGGTCTCCTCGAAGAACTGACACTCCGGGAACTGGTACACGAGCCCGACGGCCCTCCTGAGCGTCAGGCCGGACGGCGCGGGCTCCAGCCGCGCGGCGCCGCGGAACGGACCGGAGAGCCCGGCCATCACCTCGAGGAGCGTCGTCTTCCCGGAGCCCGTGGCGCCGACGAGCGCGACGCTCTCGCCCTCGCTCACCGAGAGATCGACGCCGCGCAGCGCGACCGACGCGCCGGGCAGGCCGCGGTCGTACTCCACGACCACGCCCTCGAGAACGATCCTCACGCCTCGCCCCCCCCGGCGATCACGGCCTCGGCGATGGCCTCGATCGACGCGGCCTCCTCGGGAACGCCGAACCCCGCCCGGCGCACGCGCTCCGCGAGCTCGATCGCCCTGGGGCGCTCGAGTCCCCACGCCCCGAGGTCGCCCCCGCGCCGGAACAGCTCGGCCGGCGGCCCGTCGAACACAACGCTCCCCTCGGACAGGACCACCGCTCTCGCCGCGAGCGCGATCTCGTCCGGGAACTGCGTGACGTGCACGACCGTGTGGAAGCCGCCTCGGGCGATCTCCCCCAGGATCTCCCACACCTCCCGTCGCCCCTCGGAGTCCAGGAGAGACGTGGGCTCGTCCAGCGCCAGGTGCGCCGGCCGCATGGCGAGGACGGCGGCGATCGCCACCCGCTGCTTCTCGCCGCCCGAGAGCTTGTGAGGAGGCCTGTCCATGAGAGGACCAAGGCGCAGCCGCGAAGCGACGTCGGCCATCCGCGCTGCGATCTCGGACCGCGGCAGACCCAGGTTCTCCATGCCGAAGGCGATCTCGCGCTCGACCGTCGTGCTCACGAACTGGTTGTCGGGGTTCTGGAAGATGAGCCCGACGCGGCGCCGGATCTCCCACACGAGGGACTCGTCGGCGGTGTCGAGGCCGTCCACGGTGACGCGCCCGGCCGTCGGGAGCAGGAGCGCGTTCATGAGCTTCACGAGCGTGCTCTTGCCGGAGCCGCTGGGCCCCGCGATCGCGACCGACTCGCCCGGCGCGATCTCGAGCCGCACGCCGCGGAGCGCAGGGCGCGTCGCCCCCGGATACTCGCAGTCGACGCCGTCAAGGACGATCATGCCGGTTTCCCGTCACCCAGCTCGCTCGCGGCGCGCAGCAGCCTGGCCCGCACCGCGTCGCTTCCGTCGATGCGGACAAGCTCGGCCCGCAGTCCCGAGGCGCCGGGGAAGCCCCTCAGATATGCAGTGATGTGCTTCCTCATCTCGAGCACGCCCGTCCTCTCGCCCTTCGCGGCGACCATGAGATCCAGATGCTCGGCCGCCAGGCGAATGCGGTCGGTGAGCGTCGGAGGCTCCGGCGCCGGCAGCCCGGACCAGCGCGCGGCCGCGCCGGCGAAGACCCAGGGGTTGCCGACGGCCGCGCGCCCGATCATGACGCCGTCGCATCCGGTCTCGTCGCGCATCCGCGCGGCGTCGTCGGGCGTCCGGACGTCGCCGTTCCCGATGACGGGAACCGGCACGGCGGCCCGCACCGCGCGGATCACGCGCCAGTCCGCCGACCCGGTGAACCCCTGCCTGCCGGTCCGCGGATGCACGACGAGCGCGGCGACGCCGGCCTCGACGAGCGCCGCGGCGGCCTCCGGCGCGTTCACGTGACCCTCGTCCCAGCCGCTCCGGATCTTCGCGACGACGGGCCGGTCGGACGCCTCGACGACGGCGCGCGCGACCTCGGCCAGACGCCCGAGGTCTCGCATGAGCGCGGACCCGGCGCCCGAGCGCACGACCTTCCGCGCGGGGCAGCCGACGTTGATGTCGAGGAGGTCCGGCTTCAGGCGGCAGGCGGCCGCGGCGGCGGCGCCCATGGCCTCGGGCCGTGCCCCGAACAGCTGGAAGACGATCGGCCTCTCGTCGGGGTGAAACGCGAGGAGCCGCAGCGTCTTCGCGCCGCCGCGGACGAGGCCCTCGGCGCTCACCATCTCCGTCCAGACGAGCGACGCCCCCAGGCGCCTGCAGACCCTGCGCATGGGGCTGTCGGTGATGCCGGCCAGCGGCGCCAGCGCCAGCGGCGGAGTGACGGCAAGTCCCGCGATCGTCATCGGTCCCCCAAGGCCGGCGCTCCGCCCAACCCACGCAGCGCGCGGCGCCTCCGCGCAGAGGGGGCGGCGCGCCGCGCCGCCCCCCCATCCACGCCTGATCGACGGGCAGCCTCTACCGGCTCTGCGTCGCCGCCGCCGCCCGCGCTTCGGCCACACGCAGGAGCCCGGGGAGGTCGCCCGCCTCGCGGATCATCTCCGCCGCGGCCGCGATCTGGTTGTCCTCCTGAACGGCGGCGAGGTACGCGCTGTTCGGTCCCTCGAGCCTCCGCAGGAGCTCCCGCCTGATCCCGTACTCGATGCGCCCGCGGTGCCGCTCGAGCTCCCCGACATCGAAGGCGAAGCCGTCGCGCCCGAGGAACGCGACGAAGTCGGCCCACACCGCGCCGTCGACGGCCCCGGTCGCGCGGCGATGCGCCGGAGCGTACTCGACCGCGAACTCGAAGAACTCGCCGCGGCGCTCAAGATCGACGACGATCTCGGGAACGTCGTCCACCTCGACCACCACGTCCGGCGTGATGCCTCCGCCGCCGTAGACCGTCCGACCGGCGTTCGTCCTGTAGATCGGCTTCGGACGCTCGTCCGCGCCCGCGCCGGCGTCCGCCCGATCGCCCGCAGGGTCGCCGTTCCAGCGCTCGGGCTTCTCGATGAGCCGGCCGCTCGCGGTGTACCACTTGGCCGTGGTGATCTTCATCGCGCAGTCCTTCGTGAGCGGCCGCAGGCGCATGAGGGTCTGGACCGATCCCTTGCCGAAGGTCTCGGTGCCGACGACGATCCCGCGGTCCCAGTCCTGCACCGCGCCCGCGAGGATCTCCGACCCGCTCGCGCTGCCGCCGTTCGTCAGCACGACGATCGGGAAGTCGTCCGGATAGCGCGACGGCGTGCGGGCCTTGAACCGCTGGTTCTGGTCCTCGAGCCTCCCCTTCGTGCTCACGACGAGCTCCCCGGTGTCGAGGAAGACGTCCGAGAGATCGACGGCCTGGGTCAGGAGCCCCCCGGGGTTGCTGCGGACATCGACGATGAGTCCCTTCATGCCCCTGGACTCCAGCTCGGCGAGCCGCTTCGTGAGCTCTTCCGTCGTCGTCCTCGCGAACCGCGAGATCCTCACGTAGCCCACGCCGCCGTCGAGGACGAACGCGTAGGGAACGCTGTCGACCTTGATGATGTCGCGCGTCACGGTGTACTCGAGCAGATCGTCGATGCCCTGGCGCTGGATCGTGATGCCGACCTTCGTCCCGGGCGCTCCGCGCAGCTCCTTGATGGCGTCGTCCACCGTG
Coding sequences:
- the dusB gene encoding tRNA dihydrouridine synthase DusB, with the protein product MTIAGLAVTPPLALAPLAGITDSPMRRVCRRLGASLVWTEMVSAEGLVRGGAKTLRLLAFHPDERPIVFQLFGARPEAMGAAAAAACRLKPDLLDINVGCPARKVVRSGAGSALMRDLGRLAEVARAVVEASDRPVVAKIRSGWDEGHVNAPEAAAALVEAGVAALVVHPRTGRQGFTGSADWRVIRAVRAAVPVPVIGNGDVRTPDDAARMRDETGCDGVMIGRAAVGNPWVFAGAAARWSGLPAPEPPTLTDRIRLAAEHLDLMVAAKGERTGVLEMRKHITAYLRGFPGASGLRAELVRIDGSDAVRARLLRAASELGDGKPA
- a CDS encoding tetratricopeptide repeat protein, which produces MFTRAFVCLVLLVLPALSGCVYYNTFYNARSAASEAALLRESRPPDGAPTSREKELLDRVIEKCAKILRDHPDSSWADDALVLMAEALHQQGKHESALSRLAELRQNHPESGLRDRADYLRGAVLLGKGDPVGAEEALRPLADASPPNDLSDDAMVLVGKARNARRHHDEAAETYLAALERFPRSDRRAEVRILAAENYADVGMLAEAAHQYDQVRREAAAPKVAFEARVRLADTLVRLGDAGGALAVLEELERRTADRDALDRVLLLKGQAHELAGDLGAAVSAYESVTAARARTEGSALALYRIGLIRRDREDDVDAALEVFTRARDESPRGEASRLASRALEDLNALTKHLEAIGRSEGREEAAADTTTAPPSPEETHADALHTSLLPSAEEPDAGPASPDDELAEARFLAAELLLFSMDRPEKALGYYRDVAALHPSSAFAPKAGLAAAWILERRMGDPVGAAQAYAEVAAAYPATDYASFAEDALERLGADGDGGAQAPGP
- a CDS encoding S41 family peptidase; the protein is MTARLRRWGPIITALVVGMVLGGWAVERVGAANDIYTYLDLFNDALAKVEGAYVEEVDAKELMYGAIRGMLASLDPYSMFLDEEAFGDFQVTTEGEFGGLGIQITVRDGVLTVVSPIEGTPAYDLGIQSGDRIVAIEGRPTRGITVDDAIKELRGAPGTKVGITIQRQGIDDLLEYTVTRDIIKVDSVPYAFVLDGGVGYVRISRFARTTTEELTKRLAELESRGMKGLIVDVRSNPGGLLTQAVDLSDVFLDTGELVVSTKGRLEDQNQRFKARTPSRYPDDFPIVVLTNGGSASGSEILAGAVQDWDRGIVVGTETFGKGSVQTLMRLRPLTKDCAMKITTAKWYTASGRLIEKPERWNGDPAGDRADAGAGADERPKPIYRTNAGRTVYGGGGITPDVVVEVDDVPEIVVDLERRGEFFEFAVEYAPAHRRATGAVDGAVWADFVAFLGRDGFAFDVGELERHRGRIEYGIRRELLRRLEGPNSAYLAAVQEDNQIAAAAEMIREAGDLPGLLRVAEARAAAATQSR
- a CDS encoding ATP-binding cassette domain-containing protein, translated to MIVLDGVDCEYPGATRPALRGVRLEIAPGESVAIAGPSGSGKSTLVKLMNALLLPTAGRVTVDGLDTADESLVWEIRRRVGLIFQNPDNQFVSTTVEREIAFGMENLGLPRSEIAARMADVASRLRLGPLMDRPPHKLSGGEKQRVAIAAVLAMRPAHLALDEPTSLLDSEGRREVWEILGEIARGGFHTVVHVTQFPDEIALAARAVVLSEGSVVFDGPPAELFRRGGDLGAWGLERPRAIELAERVRRAGFGVPEEAASIEAIAEAVIAGGGEA
- a CDS encoding phosphoglucosamine mutase is translated as MGLIRGVSGVRGIVGRDITEETAALYGRAFGATVRGAVAVGRDSRRGGDRLAAAVRRGVRESGSGAIDLGVVPTPTVGVATRLRGFAGGIAVTASHNPEEWNGFKFFSPRGVFLTREEVERVFDLADGGGGAVRSDGPAESAWSGAADEHVRLVASCPFVDRDAIARMRPRVALDCVNAAGSVVLPGLLRDLGCDVVELSCAAGEPFSRGAEPVPEHLAALSEAVVRERAAAGLACDPDADRLAIVDERGRPVGEEYTLALAADVVLTARPGPVVANVSTSLMIEDVARAHGAPLWRTAVGEINVVARMLEVNAVVGGEGNGGVIVPSVHPGRDAATAAALVMTALARPGAGPASAVVARFPTYSMVKRKVAAAVPSQQALTESMAAAFSGATPDLTDGVKMCWPGRWVHVRMSGTEPVVRVIAEAGSPADARSLADAAEGVVSRMSEGTRPCAASSRS
- the selD gene encoding selenide, water dikinase SelD, whose protein sequence is MLAKLPPIADPRVLVSEGTVDDAGVYLLNDEVALVFTVDFFTPVVDDARDFGRISAANAFSDVYAMGGRPVMALNVLCFPDGELPPDAMAEILLGGEDTAAEAGVSIVGGHSVSDRELKYGLAVVGTVHPKRVVTNAGARPGQALALTKPLGTGILMTALKEGKLSAESLAEATAVMRRLNRAASEAMVEAGATAATDVTGFGLAGHASAMARASRVTLEIDLASVPLLRGVREFLDAGVFPGGLATNREYYGRSVSAAAGASADPIYDPQTSGGLLVALPEESLARLSGGLTGRGEREPWVIGRVLPEGPHPIVAR
- the glmS gene encoding glutamine--fructose-6-phosphate transaminase (isomerizing); this encodes MCGIIAVVTDARDTVPVLVDGLRRMEYRGYDSAGVAVIADGRLLVRKTRGKIDDLQRILDEDPVQGMTGIAHTRWATHGEPSDKNAHPQVDCTGRVAVVHNGIVENCVALRRSLEAKGHAFRSDTDTEVLAHLIEEHYAGNLEEAVRAALAWVQGAYGIAVVHADEPRKIVGARNGSPLVIGVAKDGYYVASDVAALVRYTRDVVYLDDLEMVVATPDGFSTTTLQNELITKDVERITWNVEMIERNGYPHFMLKEIFEQEQTVMDAVRGRLIETAGDALLGGLREHRRALNDAKRIIIIACGTSWHAGLIGEYMIEDLARVSVEVEYASEFRYRNPVINPGDIVLVISQSGETADTAAAMVEAQRRGAVVLGIVNVVGSTIARRSDGGVYIHAGPEIGVASTKAFTSQLMVLAALALMLGRARNVSVTEGRRIVRAMLNIPGQIAEVLAKNDEISEIAKRFAKHSNFLYLGRGYNFPVALEGALKLKEISYIHAEGYPAAEMKHGPIALIDENMPVVVIAPHDVFLKKVLSNMEELRSRGGRIIAVTSHGDDQVKRMADAVIEVPRTLPHLTPILSVVPLQLLAYHIAVERGCHVDQPRNLAKSVTVE
- the pyrR gene encoding bifunctional pyr operon transcriptional regulator/uracil phosphoribosyltransferase PyrR — protein: MRTKARVMDADDLRRAITRIAHEILERNGGTDDLAIVGIQTRGVHIARRIAEVIRGIEGAAVPVGVLDITLYRDDLQTIAEQPVVNESDIPFDVQGKTIVLADDVLYTGRTVRAALDEIIDFGRPKAVHLAVIIDRGHRELPIRADYVGKNVPTSANEIVTVRVTEKDGADEVTIQSVDN
- a CDS encoding ATP-binding cassette domain-containing protein, giving the protein MRIVLEGVVVEYDRGLPGASVALRGVDLSVSEGESVALVGATGSGKTTLLEVMAGLSGPFRGAARLEPAPSGLTLRRAVGLVYQFPECQFFEETVFADVAFGPRRQGLPESEVSQRVLLALERASLPPAAFADRHPLTLSAGEKRRAAVACILALERPFLLLDEPTAGLDPAGRARMLDVILSERGRGRGVVLVTHDLDLVDAAADRVVVMARGAVLADGDAASILGCAATLGEAGLEMPPAHALVSRVAERNARLADDVAGALWGSGRLRAGAVGGTFAASEKRCGPPREAR